Within Streptomyces roseirectus, the genomic segment GCCCGATTCGGCGGGCCATCAGCGGTGGACTCGGCCGAGCGGTATTTCGCCGCCGACTCCGATGCGGTTTTGGCCCAACTCGCAGCCCAGACCGGGAAGAACGCACCGGACGCTCGCGCGGTGACCGCCGCGAGCATGGTGGATATCGCCACCGGCCTGCTCGGCGACGAGGACGCGGCGATGCGCTGGATCATCGAGCGCACACGCACCGGCCAGGAGGCTCCACCCCGCGCGGTCTACCGGCAAGCCGTAGACCTGGTGCACGCCGGCCCCTCTGGTCTGGACGAACGCGTCACCACTGCCTGGTCCGCACGGCGCGCGGCGCTGGCCGCCTACGGCCACGCGCTCAAGGGCACCGCCACGGACGCCCACGACCTGCTTCCGGATCTGCTGCACCTCCATCACGTCCGGATGCACGGGCCAGCACTGCCCGAGGAGTGCGCCCACCTGCACCTGGCCCGAGCCGCCGCCCTGAGCCGTAGGACACGGGCAAGGAGGACGTCGTGACCACCACAGTGCCCGTTCGAGCCGCGTTGACGACCGCCGACCAGTTGGCCCACGCGCTGGCCGACCCCAACACCGCATGGCCAGGCGGCCGACCCGAAGGCGTCCGCGCATGGCCGCAGTCACTCGCCGGAGGAGCCTCGGGTATCGCCCTGCTGCACATTGAGCGCGCCCGGACAGGCCGCGCCGACTGGGACACCGCGCACACCTGGCTGACCGCGGCCGTGCACGGCGAAGTGAGCGCGGCAGCCAACGCGAACCTGTACTTCGGCGCTCCGGCCCTCGCGTTCATCACCCACCGCGCAGCCACTGCGTCGAACCGATACGTGCGCGTCCTGGAGTGGCTGGACGCGGCCACGCTCACCGTCACCCGTAACCGCCTGAGCGAGGCCCATCAGCGCCTCAGTCGTGCCCAGCGGCCTCCCATGGAGGAATTCGACCTGATCCAGGGTCTGTCAGGGCTGGGCGCCTACCACTTGAGCTGTCATCCCCACCACGAGGTCACTCGGGAGGTCCTCGCCTACCTGGCGCGGCTGACCGAGCCCCTGCCTCACCGGTCCGGGCTGCCGGCGTGGTGGATGGACGTATCGCCCGCAGGCGGCCGGCACACCGACTACCGCGACGGGCACGGCAACTTCGGACTCGCCCACGGAATCGGCTCCGCGTTGTCCGTCCTGTCCCTCTCCCTGCTGCGCGGGGTGGACGTACCCGGCGCGTGCGACGCGGTCGAGCGGATCTGTGCCTGGACCGACGAATGGCGCCAAGGCGACCAGACTGCCCCTTGGTGGCCCGGCTACCTCTCGATGCAGCAGGCAACCGACAGTTACGTCCACCCCGCCCTCCGT encodes:
- a CDS encoding lanthionine synthetase C family protein is translated as MTTTVPVRAALTTADQLAHALADPNTAWPGGRPEGVRAWPQSLAGGASGIALLHIERARTGRADWDTAHTWLTAAVHGEVSAAANANLYFGAPALAFITHRAATASNRYVRVLEWLDAATLTVTRNRLSEAHQRLSRAQRPPMEEFDLIQGLSGLGAYHLSCHPHHEVTREVLAYLARLTEPLPHRSGLPAWWMDVSPAGGRHTDYRDGHGNFGLAHGIGSALSVLSLSLLRGVDVPGACDAVERICAWTDEWRQGDQTAPWWPGYLSMQQATDSYVHPALRPRPSWCYGVSGTARAQQLAGLALRDPVRVQIAENALLAALRDPLQLDKLPETGLCHGMAGLLHAAWRMATETGNTEIATELPRLTDRLITALERDGHENPELLDGAAGTALVLHTLGTGSAPAPHWDAFLALA